Within Cyprinus carpio isolate SPL01 chromosome A11, ASM1834038v1, whole genome shotgun sequence, the genomic segment CTTCCACATTTCTGGAAACCGTGAGGCCTACTTTCCTCCCCACctttgattttataatttgacagactgataaacaaaagatttctgtAGTCTGTTCAAAGCAAATGGTCTTTTGTTTGAAGGCAGAAGCTAATATCCCACCGAATAAAACATGGAAGGGATCAGACATAATTTTGCTTATAGACAACATCTTTTTAGCATATGCATCTTGAAAACTTAGCTCAAGTGTTTGGCCCACAATTTTTGAACAAATACGTAACAGTCTAGCCAGTCGAGCTTTAGGTTGAACAGAGAGAGCTGTACCATGCACCGATGCTATACTGTAAAACACTCTGTATTACAGATTGATAAAATAACAGCAGGATCTTATTATTTGTTCCAAATGACCTTGCTCTCCTCAAGAAATAAACATGTTGCTGTACCTTACTTTAAACACAGTATCAAACGGGGGGGTTTCAAGACACGTTTttaagacttaaagggatactccaccccaaaatgtaaattttgtcatcaattacttaacctcatgtcgttccaaacccgtaaaagctttgttcgtcttcagagcacaatttaagatattttggatgaaaaacagaAGAGGTgggtgactgtcccatagactgccaagtaagttacactgtcaaggtcctgaaaagtatgaaaagcatcatcagaatagtccatctgccatcagtagttcaaccgtaatgttatgaagcaacgagaatactttttgaataaagtcattatttttgttttcttcacgtacagaaagtattctcgtcacttcataacgtcacggttgaaccactgatggcagatggactattctgaagataactttcatacttttctggaccttgacagtgcaatgTACTTGGCAGTCAGTAGgaaagtcacaagcctcccagttttcatccaaaatatcttaaattgcgttctgaagatgaacgaagcttttacgggtttggaacaacatgggtgtaactgattaatgacagaattttcatttcaggggGGAATAACCCTTTACGTCTTTAGTACGCCTCTGTAAGGAGAAAATGCTCAGAAATGGTGTTAACTGATGAATTTGCACATGGTAAACTCCAACAGGGggttttaacaataacaacattggtGTATACAGCATATTCAGTTACCAAAAGctctatatactgtacatcacTATTAGGATTAGTTCTTAGATTTCTCAATTACAATTAAgtgatgatgtgttttttttttttatctgtcctttttcatctttaatttttcCAGCCCAACTCCTACCATTGATTGGTTTAAAAGAGGAGCAGACCTCCCATCCACAAAAGTCAAGATTGAGAATTTCAGTAAAACTTTACGCATCTTCAATGTGTCCGAGGAGGACTCTGGCGACTACACCTGCATGGCCAGCAACAAGATTGGCAGTATTCGCCATTCCGTTGAAGTCCAGGTCAAAGGTGAGCCGTAGAGAAAAGACACATGATGCGTCTTGTTAATGAGATACGTGCTGTTTCTTTTATCCTAATTTTAAGATTTCTTAATTGCTCTGTACAGCTGCTCCCTATTGGCTAGATAAGCCCACCAATCTGGTGCTTGCCCCTGAAGAGAATGGACGATTAGTGTGTCGTGCCAGAGGGAACCCTAAACCCACTATCCAATGGCTGGTGGATGGGGAACCTATCGAAAGTGAGTACTGAAACTGAGAACTGTTGCTTTTATGACTTTAACAGACTTCATCATAACACAATGGAGTAATGCATATGTTTTTCTGCTCTTTGTGTAACTTCAGGTTCAGTGCCAAACCCAAACCGGCAAGTTCTTGGTGACACCATCCTGTTCCATTCAGTCCATATCGGCAGCAGCTCTGTTTACCAATGTAACGCCTCCAATGAGCATGGTTATCTACTGGCCAATGCTTTTGTCAACATCCTGGGTAAGAAATGATAAAGAGTCAGTCATTCAGAATATTCAGAGAGGTCACAAGATTGTGATATGTTAGTGTTGTTTTCTTCCTAGACTTGGCACCACGGATGCTAGGTCCAAAAAACCAGCTGATCAAAGTCATTGAAAACAACAGGACCTTCCTTGACTGCCCTTTCTTTGGCTCACCGTTCCCTTTACTGCGCTGGTGAGCTTATGTTTCATTGTTTGAAAAGATACACTGacgttcaaaaatttggggtctataagatttttaaaatgttttcaaagaatgctgcatttatttgatcaaaaaatacagtaaccgcagtattatgaaaaattattacagtttcaaataactgttttccatttgaatatattttaaaatgtaatttattgctgtgatggtatgctgatttgctgctcaagaaacatttcttattatcaatgttgagaacagatTTGCtcctttatatttttgtggaaactgatatttttcGTTGCCTTCACTGTCacgtttgattaatttaatgcatctttactgaaaaaaatattaatttcttctttttaaaaaaagctcaCTGACCCTAACTATTGGGTTTTAGAAtacaaattacacaaatataatgTACATGTGTGTTTAGGTTTAAGAATGGCCTAGGCAGTGGTCTGGATGGTGGTCAGTACAAGGTGTATCACAACGGTACTTTGGAGATTAAACAAGCCCGGCCAGAAGACCAAGGCACCTACACTTGTGTTGCCAGTAACATTCTGGGCAAGATGGAGAATCAGGTGCGCCTGGAGGTTAAAGGTAAGACCAGAAGCATTAATCTCTAAATCTGTCTTGATTTACTTGTATATTCACAAGCTaacttttgaatattttgaagaaagcaCATTACATTATTGTTCATGAATGCCTTCATTTACTCTCTGTGTTTGTGCTTCATTTCAGAGCCCACAAGAATAGTGCGGGCACCTGAACATGTCACACAACCCAAAGGAAGCATGGTTCGCTTTCATTGTCGAGTTAAACATGATCCTTCCCTTCCTGCTACGGTCACATGGCTAAAAGATGACAAGCCTCTAAGCTTTAGCTGGATGTAATGTCATGTAACAATACCTACACAATATAATCATAATTAGATTGTGCACTATTTTTCTATGTATAACAAATACACTCACAATAACCcctcttaaattaaaaaataagctattaacatcttttaaatatatattttaagtgtttttgctcAGCAcggtttcatttatttgattaaaaaatcagtaaaaactgtaatattttaaaatataattactatttaaaagagctgttttcagctttttaatatatattttaaaaatgtaatctattgatgatttttcagaaattataatatgctgatttagcgctcaagaagcatttcttattatcaacatGAAAACAATTCTGTTGcctaatattttgtggaaaatgtgataatttttttttcaggattctttgatgaatagaaggttcaaaagaatagcatttatttgtaatattttttgtaacaatctaaaagtctttattgtcactattgtttaatttaatgcacccttgctaaattaaagtattaatttctttaaaaaaaaaaaactttttgaatggcACTATGTGTCCTGTATTTATTGTCTAATTTCTGTATGTTTTAGTGGCCGTTTCAAAAAGGATGAGGAGTCCTTAACTATTCACAATGTCAATCCAGAAGATGGAGGAACCTACACATGCACTGCCAAAACTGAGATAGATGAGGACTCTGCCTCAGCTCGCCTTACAGTTACAGGTacgcacacattcacatacaccgTACAATAGATGTAGGTCTTCCTTTATGCACCTTTTTTTATAttgctaaattattttaattttacttaagattctaattgaatattaaaaataaaaccataaaaaaaaaaccataacaaaaaacacatcatgaaaaataaatgcattaattcaaAATGTACTAATCCTATAATACCATTAAATCTCATCTGCCTCAAATCAATAGTGTttgtcttttattatatttatctacTAATAGCCACACTAAcccttgacctctgacctttgacctttaccTCATAGAGGATGACATCTCATCTGCCTCAAATCATAGTGCCTCTGCAGGTATTATTTCTAATGTCCAATTAAAGCCGCTAACAATcagtctctgtttttttttaattcttactCTCAACATCTGAGAATAATTCGTACTCGTATAACTTAACATGGTTAATTAGTATGTTGTTCTCTTCTAGGTCGACCAGACCCCCCTCAGGATCTTGAGCTCTCGGACCCCTCAGCACGTAGTGTTAGACTCACCTGGGTGCCTGGGAATGAAAACAACAGTCCTGTTACACGTGAGTTTAGAGTATAGGTTCGTCACTGACCAGTCAAGTAAATATGACTAATTACATTTTATCTTTGACTCACACACTTTTGAGTTTCCTTATCTGTGTAGGGCTGATATGTCTACCTCTTTCATTTTATTGACCAGTACCAggaatttatactttttttttttaacagatattGCAATTTTCCAACTCTGACTTATTGCGTTACTACAGATTTCCTTGTCCAGTTTGAAGAGGACAGGTGGGAGCCGGGGAAGTGGCAGAACCTGTCTATATTTGATGGCGACCTAAACTCAGTTAACCTGCAACTGTCACCATTTGTCAACTACCAGTTCAGAGTGATTGCGATCAATGCTGTTGGCCAGAGTCAACCCAGCCTGGCCTCTGCACGCTATCAGACCAGCGGAGCCTGTAAGAGATCAGCTATATCCAGAAGCCCTGACTGAAATGTGTTAGAAAGTGTGTTTAAACAGAAATGTATACTGATTTGTTTCAGCTCCTGATGTTGTGCCAAGTGGTCTTAAAGGCTGGGGAAGCAAGAAGAACAACATGGAGATCACATGGCAGGTAAAATGAACCATGTTTACTGAAATGCTTTGAAAAAGCAGACAGTTAGTGACCTAATCTATCTGTACATTTCACAGGCACTTAAGAACACAGAAAGGAATGGGCCAAACCTGCGATATGTAGTCTCATGGAGAAGGAAAGACACTGAGGAAGAGTGGGATAGCATAACCACAACCAGAACGAAGCACATTATTCATAATACAGACACTTATGTCCCATATGAGATCAAAATACAGGCTGTCAATGACTTTGGACACAGCCCAGAGTCAAACATAGTTATTGGTTATTCTGGGGAAGACAGTGAGTactaatattacatatttaatgacACTTTTATAGTCTTAAACATCTTTTCTGGTTTGTTTTGTACTCATACTAATTTTCCCATCAGAACCATCTGCTGCACCAACAGAACTCAGGGTGTCGAAGATCAACAGCACCAAAGTAAATCTTCAATGGGTGCCTGTGGACCCCAGCACTGTGAACGGAGAGTTTAAAGAGTACAAGCAGATATACCAAACACCAGACTACatccacacaaaaaaactaaaaatttgccACCATTGTAATTCAGTATTCATATCATATTCTCAGTTGTACTTCTGGCGGGAGGCCAGCCTCATAAAGGGCCTGAAAGTGAACAAGACAAAGTTGCATAAAGGTTTCTTCACCACTGCAGAACATCCCTCTGGCATCCTGACAGAGCTTTTTCCATATAGCAAATACAAGATGTACATGGTGGTGGCTAATAAAGAATATGAGGGACCACAAAGCAACACTGTGGAGTTCTACACCAAGGAGGGAGGTAGGATTTGTCATATTATGCTTTAGTGGTGTAGCATTAGTTACGATCAGACATCAAGTATGAAATGTTTATATTCAAAAGCAGAATATGAATAGCTTTCACAATCCTTTCATAGAGCCAGGGGCTCCAAAGTACTTTAGGATTCAAAGGCACACAGACGTGGTTCACCTGAAGTGGGACAAGCCCCTGGAGCCAAATGGTCTCCTGATTGGATACACTCTACAATACCATACAGGTGAGCTCACCATACACAAAGAAGAACCTCAAAATGAGTGTATAAACATACAGAAAGCAAAAAGTTTGATGCCAAGTTTAGCTTAGGGATAACAGCCATGCTAACAGCCattcagaacacactagcaaacaaatagcaacacactaaaatcCTAGTAAATGCACAGCAACACACTAATGGTTCAAGTGCTCCTGTGAAGTCGTATTTACGAGTTttgaagtcataattatgatggCAAGTGAAATCAAATCACTTTGGTTGGAGCAAGATGGCAATATaccttttctacaaaaaatacaaaagatttttaactctgctttttcaaaattaataaggAATGTGCATCAggagtgtttttttatgttttcattcagtttatgAAGAAACAGACAatgaataacaaataatttttctcacaataatgaataataataaataattttgttttgtttcccacttaactgaactggatgatgacatcactgaatcatcaatgaactgactttagctggaaaaacgactctttgttattgtctttGTTATtttcctgtaaagctgctttgacacaatcagtattgtataaagcgctatacaaataaaaatcaactcaataaaaaaatataatcaataacaCATGACCTAAACTAAccaacaaaaaatcaaaataaaaaaaatattacctacATGACTCCAACTAACCAATACAAAACCAAAATACAATCTTTCCAACATGAATGGAATGCACCATAAGCACTTAAACTTAAACAACTGAATTTTGCACAGTGCAAGCACCTCTCAAATTTTCTtcataaagtataaaaaaatccAGCATATTTATTAATTCCGTTCTGCTTGTGCGATTCCAGTGAACGGGACGCAGGTGGGAGAGAGGAAGGTCAAGAGTTTTCCAGCCAACGTGACAGAGTACATCATGAATCTGCCTAACCGCTTCACGCGGTTCAAGTTCTACCTTGCAGCTCGCACACAGGTCGGAGCAGGAGAAGTGTACGCTGTGGAGTCACCGCATTTCACTAATGAAGGTCAGCAAGCGAGCTGTCTCACTCTGTTGCTGTGAGCTGTTAGTGAATCTGAGAGCAGAATCATTGGGTGTTCCTGTCTGTGCTCCACTCCGTCGTTCTCTTTCCTTCTAACAATACTTTTCTGTCTCCTTCAGTTCACACTGTTGTTTCCTGATGCTTTGTGGTGTCTTTAACttaagtctgtttctctcttaacTGCTTGAtttcttctttgtcttctttgACTTGCTCTCACCTGTCTCCCCTCTTCTCCTTCTGTCTTTCCTGTGGTGTTGACTGAAGGCACCCCAGATACTGACTCTACAGTTGTAGGTAATGGGGGAATGgactgcctgcctgcctgcctgcgtATCTCTTGCCCTGCTCTGTCTCTGCTGCAgcctctgtctgtctttttctcaaATTCTGTCTGTCTACTTTAAATATGTAACAGTGCAGCTGAGTACTTTAACTCAAGCCCACACTTGAGAttcctacactgaaaaaaaactgGTGTAGAAACAGTTTTGACTCagaaagtaaatttaaaaaataattgcatagaATGAGCAggtaacactttaaattaaacctgaaattttgaaatatacaGAGTGAAACAGTATTAAATGTActcaaatgttatttgttttgaccgcatttaaattttttttttttacagtgtagccaGTAACAAATaaccacatactgtatttat encodes:
- the nfasca gene encoding neurofascin homolog (chicken) a isoform X14 translates to MWTQERWAALAVLSIILLLSKVVAPIEVPLDPKIQEELKQPPTIVKQSLKDYIVDPRDNIIIECEAKGKPVPTFQWRRNGKFFNVGKDPRVIMRSRSGTLEIRSSGKSEDYEGEYQCLATNEFGTAISNKILLRVSKSPLWPKEVLEPVVVREGESLVLPCNPPPGLPPPETFWMDSFIMPIPQDKRVSMGLNGDLFFSNVLAKDATTDYSCTARFEFTHTIQQKNPYTLKVTTKEPYNDTFLNSTDLYGARNIPETQPTFLSPKGLSSSKIVLRGEQLLLECIAAGVPTPTIDWFKRGADLPSTKVKIENFSKTLRIFNVSEEDSGDYTCMASNKIGSIRHSVEVQVKAAPYWLDKPTNLVLAPEENGRLVCRARGNPKPTIQWLVDGEPIESSVPNPNRQVLGDTILFHSVHIGSSSVYQCNASNEHGYLLANAFVNILDLAPRMLGPKNQLIKVIENNRTFLDCPFFGSPFPLLRWFKNGLGSGLDGGQYKVYHNGTLEIKQARPEDQGTYTCVASNILGKMENQVRLEVKEPTRIVRAPEHVTQPKGSMVRFHCRVKHDPSLPATVTWLKDDKPLSFSWIGRFKKDEESLTIHNVNPEDGGTYTCTAKTEIDEDSASARLTVTEDDISSASNHSASAGRPDPPQDLELSDPSARSVRLTWVPGNENNSPVTHFLVQFEEDRWEPGKWQNLSIFDGDLNSVNLQLSPFVNYQFRVIAINAVGQSQPSLASARYQTSGASPDVVPSGLKGWGSKKNNMEITWQALKNTERNGPNLRYVVSWRRKDTEEEWDSITTTRTKHIIHNTDTYVPYEIKIQAVNDFGHSPESNIVIGYSGEDKPSAAPTELRVSKINSTKVNLQWVPVDPSTVNGEFKEYKLYFWREASLIKGLKVNKTKLHKGFFTTAEHPSGILTELFPYSKYKMYMVVANKEYEGPQSNTVEFYTKEGEPGAPKYFRIQRHTDVVHLKWDKPLEPNGLLIGYTLQYHTVNGTQVGERKVKSFPANVTEYIMNLPNRFTRFKFYLAARTQVGAGEVYAVESPHFTNEGTPDTDSTVVAYKEQEDIATQGWFIGLMCAIALLVLILLIVCFIKRSRGGKYPVTEKKDLSLDAVDHKDQDGSFDYHSDEDNKPLQGSQTSLDGNVKESDDSLVDYGEGGDGQFNEDGSFIGQYTVKKDKEETEGNESSEATSPVNVIYSLA
- the nfasca gene encoding neurofascin homolog (chicken) a isoform X11, which produces MWTQERWAALAVLSIILLLSKVVAPIEVPLDPKIQEELKQPPTIVKQSLKDYIVDPRDNIIIECEAKGKPVPTFQWRRNGKFFNVGKDPRVIMRSRSGTLEIRSSGKSEDYEGEYQCLATNEFGTAISNKILLRVSKSPLWPKEVLEPVVVREGESLVLPCNPPPGLPPPETFWMDSFIMPIPQDKRVSMGLNGDLFFSNVLAKDATTDYSCTARFEFTHTIQQKNPYTLKVTTKEPYNDTFLNSTDLYGARNIPETQPTFLSPKGLSSSKIVLRGEQLLLECIAAGVPTPTIDWFKRGADLPSTKVKIENFSKTLRIFNVSEEDSGDYTCMASNKIGSIRHSVEVQVKAAPYWLDKPTNLVLAPEENGRLVCRARGNPKPTIQWLVDGEPIESSVPNPNRQVLGDTILFHSVHIGSSSVYQCNASNEHGYLLANAFVNILDLAPRMLGPKNQLIKVIENNRTFLDCPFFGSPFPLLRWFKNGLGSGLDGGQYKVYHNGTLEIKQARPEDQGTYTCVASNILGKMENQVRLEVKEPTRIVRAPEHVTQPKGSMVRFHCRVKHDPSLPATVTWLKDDKPLSFSWIGRFKKDEESLTIHNVNPEDGGTYTCTAKTEIDEDSASARLTVTEDDISSASNHSASAGRPDPPQDLELSDPSARSVRLTWVPGNENNSPVTHFLVQFEEDRWEPGKWQNLSIFDGDLNSVNLQLSPFVNYQFRVIAINAVGQSQPSLASARYQTSGASPDVVPSGLKGWGSKKNNMEITWQALKNTERNGPNLRYVVSWRRKDTEEEWDSITTTRTKHIIHNTDTYVPYEIKIQAVNDFGHSPESNIVIGYSGEDKPSAAPTELRVSKINSTKVNLQWVPVDPSTVNGEFKEYKLYFWREASLIKGLKVNKTKLHKGFFTTAEHPSGILTELFPYSKYKMYMVVANKEYEGPQSNTVEFYTKEGEPGAPKYFRIQRHTDVVHLKWDKPLEPNGLLIGYTLQYHTVNGTQVGERKVKSFPANVTEYIMNLPNRFTRFKFYLAARTQVGAGEVYAVESPHFTNEGTPDTDSTVVAVNFTDGLMFETPPPPTPLSTDPIPTILTPEPATPAPTTAAPPKPTTTTTTTTTTTTTTTTTTTTTTTTTTASTTILPVRPMSPKTVDWKMLAYKEQEDIATQGWFIGLMCAIALLVLILLIVCFIKRSRGGKYPVTEKKDLSLDAVDHKDQDGSFDYHSDEDNKPLQGSQTSLDGNVKESDDSLVDYGEGGDGQFNEDGSFIGQYTVKKDKEETEGNESSEATSPVNVIYSLA
- the nfasca gene encoding neurofascin homolog (chicken) a isoform X4, with product MWTQERWAALAVLSIILLLSKVVAPIEVPLDPKIQEELKQPPTIVKQSLKDYIVDPRDNIIIECEAKGKPVPTFQWRRNGKFFNVGKDPRVIMRSRSGTLEIRSSGKSEDYEGEYQCLATNEFGTAISNKILLRVSKSPLWPKEVLEPVVVREGESLVLPCNPPPGLPPPETFWMDSFIMPIPQDKRVSMGLNGDLFFSNVLAKDATTDYSCTARFEFTHTIQQKNPYTLKVTTKEPYNDTFLNSTDLYGARNIPETQPTFLSPKGLSSSKIVLRGEQLLLECIAAGVPTPTIDWFKRGADLPSTKVKIENFSKTLRIFNVSEEDSGDYTCMASNKIGSIRHSVEVQVKAAPYWLDKPTNLVLAPEENGRLVCRARGNPKPTIQWLVDGEPIESSVPNPNRQVLGDTILFHSVHIGSSSVYQCNASNEHGYLLANAFVNILDLAPRMLGPKNQLIKVIENNRTFLDCPFFGSPFPLLRWFKNGLGSGLDGGQYKVYHNGTLEIKQARPEDQGTYTCVASNILGKMENQVRLEVKEPTRIVRAPEHVTQPKGSMVRFHCRVKHDPSLPATVTWLKDDKPLSFSWIGRFKKDEESLTIHNVNPEDGGTYTCTAKTEIDEDSASARLTVTEDDISSASNHSASAGRPDPPQDLELSDPSARSVRLTWVPGNENNSPVTHFLVQFEEDRWEPGKWQNLSIFDGDLNSVNLQLSPFVNYQFRVIAINAVGQSQPSLASARYQTSGASPDVVPSGLKGWGSKKNNMEITWQALKNTERNGPNLRYVVSWRRKDTEEEWDSITTTRTKHIIHNTDTYVPYEIKIQAVNDFGHSPESNIVIGYSGEDKPSAAPTELRVSKINSTKVNLQWVPVDPSTVNGEFKEYKLYFWREASLIKGLKVNKTKLHKGFFTTAEHPSGILTELFPYSKYKMYMVVANKEYEGPQSNTVEFYTKEGEPGAPKYFRIQRHTDVVHLKWDKPLEPNGLLIGYTLQYHTVNGTQVGERKVKSFPANVTEYIMNLPNRFTRFKFYLAARTQVGAGEVYAVESPHFTNEAVNFTDGLMFETPPPPTPLSTDPIPTILTPEPATPAPTTAAPPKPTTTTTTTTTTTTTTTTTTTTTTTTTTASTTILPVRPMSPKTVDWKMLVPNVKIWNLTVDANNDYANVSWKHNFSVDSSEFVLEFTLDSNGSMKSIQVNHQPPIKLAGLVAGAKYRLRVYSHEHNSISSDYVTFETGRAYKEQEDIATQGWFIGLMCAIALLVLILLIVCFIKRSRGGKYPVTEKKDLSLDAVDHKDQDGSFDYHSDEDNKPLQGSQTSLDGNVKESDDSLVDYGEGGDGQFNEDGSFIGQYTVKKDKEETEGNESSEATSPVNVIYSLA
- the nfasca gene encoding neurofascin homolog (chicken) a isoform X10 codes for the protein MWTQERWAALAVLSIILLLSKVVAPIEVPLDPKIQEELKQPPTIVKQSLKDYIVDPRDNIIIECEAKGKPVPTFQWRRNGKFFNVGKDPRVIMRSRSGTLEIRSSGKSEDYEGEYQCLATNEFGTAISNKILLRVSKSPLWPKEVLEPVVVREGESLVLPCNPPPGLPPPETFWMDSFIMPIPQDKRVSMGLNGDLFFSNVLAKDATTDYSCTARFEFTHTIQQKNPYTLKVTTKEPYNDTFLNSTDLYGARNIPETQPTFLSPKGLSSSKIVLRGEQLLLECIAAGVPTPTIDWFKRGADLPSTKVKIENFSKTLRIFNVSEEDSGDYTCMASNKIGSIRHSVEVQVKAAPYWLDKPTNLVLAPEENGRLVCRARGNPKPTIQWLVDGEPIESSVPNPNRQVLGDTILFHSVHIGSSSVYQCNASNEHGYLLANAFVNILDLAPRMLGPKNQLIKVIENNRTFLDCPFFGSPFPLLRWFKNGLGSGLDGGQYKVYHNGTLEIKQARPEDQGTYTCVASNILGKMENQVRLEVKEPTRIVRAPEHVTQPKGSMVRFHCRVKHDPSLPATVTWLKDDKPLSFSWIGRFKKDEESLTIHNVNPEDGGTYTCTAKTEIDEDSASARLTVTEDDISSASNHSASAGRPDPPQDLELSDPSARSVRLTWVPGNENNSPVTHFLVQFEEDRWEPGKWQNLSIFDGDLNSVNLQLSPFVNYQFRVIAINAVGQSQPSLASARYQTSGASPDVVPSGLKGWGSKKNNMEITWQALKNTERNGPNLRYVVSWRRKDTEEEWDSITTTRTKHIIHNTDTYVPYEIKIQAVNDFGHSPESNIVIGYSGEDKPSAAPTELRVSKINSTKVNLQWVPVDPSTVNGEFKEYKLYFWREASLIKGLKVNKTKLHKGFFTTAEHPSGILTELFPYSKYKMYMVVANKEYEGPQSNTVEFYTKEGEPGAPKYFRIQRHTDVVHLKWDKPLEPNGLLIGYTLQYHTVNGTQVGERKVKSFPANVTEYIMNLPNRFTRFKFYLAARTQVGAGEVYAVESPHFTNEGTPDTDSTVVAVNFTDGLMFETPPPPTPLSTDPIPTILTPEPATPAPTTAAPPKPTTTTTTTTTTTTTTTTTTTTTTTTTTASTTILPVRPMSPKTVDWKMLVPNVKIWNLTVDANNDYANVSWKHNFSVDSSEFVLEFTLDSNGSMKSIQVNHQPPIKLAGLVAGAKYRLRVYSHEHNSISSDYVTFETGRAYKEQEDIATQGWFIGLMCAIALLVLILLIVCFIKRSRGGKYPVTEKKDLSLDAVDHKDQDGSFDYQS
- the nfasca gene encoding neurofascin homolog (chicken) a isoform X15, translating into MWTQERWAALAVLSIILLLSKVVAPIEVPLDPKIQEELKQPPTIVKQSLKDYIVDPRDNIIIECEAKGKPVPTFQWRRNGKFFNVGKDPRVIMRSRSGTLEIRSSGKSEDYEGEYQCLATNEFGTAISNKILLRVSKSPLWPKEVLEPVVVREGESLVLPCNPPPGLPPPETFWMDSFIMPIPQDKRVSMGLNGDLFFSNVLAKDATTDYSCTARFEFTHTIQQKNPYTLKVTTKEPYNDTFLNSTDLYGARNIPETQPTFLSPKGLSSSKIVLRGEQLLLECIAAGVPTPTIDWFKRGADLPSTKVKIENFSKTLRIFNVSEEDSGDYTCMASNKIGSIRHSVEVQVKAAPYWLDKPTNLVLAPEENGRLVCRARGNPKPTIQWLVDGEPIESSVPNPNRQVLGDTILFHSVHIGSSSVYQCNASNEHGYLLANAFVNILDLAPRMLGPKNQLIKVIENNRTFLDCPFFGSPFPLLRWFKNGLGSGLDGGQYKVYHNGTLEIKQARPEDQGTYTCVASNILGKMENQVRLEVKEPTRIVRAPEHVTQPKGSMVRFHCRVKHDPSLPATVTWLKDDKPLSFSWIGRFKKDEESLTIHNVNPEDGGTYTCTAKTEIDEDSASARLTVTEDDISSASNHSASAGRPDPPQDLELSDPSARSVRLTWVPGNENNSPVTHFLVQFEEDRWEPGKWQNLSIFDGDLNSVNLQLSPFVNYQFRVIAINAVGQSQPSLASARYQTSGASPDVVPSGLKGWGSKKNNMEITWQALKNTERNGPNLRYVVSWRRKDTEEEWDSITTTRTKHIIHNTDTYVPYEIKIQAVNDFGHSPESNIVIGYSGEDKPSAAPTELRVSKINSTKVNLQWVPVDPSTVNGEFKEYKLYFWREASLIKGLKVNKTKLHKGFFTTAEHPSGILTELFPYSKYKMYMVVANKEYEGPQSNTVEFYTKEGEPGAPKYFRIQRHTDVVHLKWDKPLEPNGLLIGYTLQYHTVNGTQVGERKVKSFPANVTEYIMNLPNRFTRFKFYLAARTQVGAGEVYAVESPHFTNEAYKEQEDIATQGWFIGLMCAIALLVLILLIVCFIKRSRGGKYPVTEKKDLSLDAVDHKDQDGSFDYHSDEDNKPLQGSQTSLDGNVKESDDSLVDYGEGGDGQFNEDGSFIGQYTVKKDKEETEGNESSEATSPVNVIYSLA